Proteins from a genomic interval of Nocardia sp. BMG51109:
- a CDS encoding YbaB/EbfC family nucleoid-associated protein has product MSGKVEVDPAALRTVARKLEQIQGRLEEAKGAAEQAVAPGDAAWGDDKFAETFRDGEAGKPGFVENSSLLIEGTGAMATTFGELADGQRESADYLDEAEQANTDTVAGTPAAHGSAATGVSASGPGSLSGSQGSPADSVPGGSATSGRSDPPSYSYAGEGGSSASSAVPGASAGGGQGGQAIGPVLEGVAQLASTAGQAVEGISQWVEGAAVEQAEHDAPRAAPHRPRGETVPNNAREDLLTQMLVGVRRQAEALDDAHEQRAALTVTGTAADGRITVRVNADGALLETRFDSRIDELSYEEIAEAVTEAVGKAQAEAAERDKQLYAGVREAAPRFGKLSELIESLPDYERYQPRPRPAATPDDSSDSIEASTATTSSETNSDYVEQPRRNRGGATDLTW; this is encoded by the coding sequence ATGTCCGGCAAGGTGGAGGTGGACCCGGCGGCGCTGCGCACGGTGGCGCGGAAGCTCGAGCAGATTCAGGGACGGCTGGAGGAGGCGAAAGGGGCGGCCGAGCAGGCCGTCGCGCCGGGTGATGCGGCCTGGGGGGACGACAAGTTCGCCGAGACATTCCGCGACGGCGAGGCCGGCAAGCCCGGATTCGTCGAGAACAGCTCCCTGCTCATCGAGGGCACCGGCGCGATGGCGACGACGTTCGGGGAGCTGGCCGATGGGCAGCGCGAATCGGCGGACTATCTCGACGAGGCCGAGCAGGCCAATACCGACACCGTCGCCGGCACGCCGGCGGCCCACGGGTCGGCGGCCACCGGTGTCAGCGCTTCGGGACCCGGGTCGCTGTCGGGGAGCCAGGGGTCGCCCGCCGACTCGGTGCCCGGTGGATCCGCGACTTCGGGACGATCCGACCCGCCGAGCTATTCCTATGCAGGGGAAGGAGGTTCGTCGGCTTCCTCCGCAGTTCCCGGTGCGAGTGCCGGTGGCGGACAAGGGGGCCAGGCGATCGGTCCGGTGCTGGAAGGCGTAGCCCAACTCGCCTCGACCGCGGGGCAGGCGGTGGAGGGCATTTCCCAGTGGGTGGAGGGGGCGGCCGTCGAACAGGCAGAGCACGATGCGCCCCGGGCGGCCCCGCACCGGCCGAGGGGTGAGACCGTGCCGAACAACGCCAGAGAAGATCTGCTCACCCAGATGCTGGTCGGGGTGCGCCGGCAGGCCGAGGCCCTCGACGATGCCCATGAGCAACGAGCGGCACTCACCGTGACCGGCACCGCGGCGGATGGCCGGATCACGGTGCGGGTCAACGCGGACGGTGCGCTGCTGGAAACCCGATTCGATTCCCGCATAGACGAATTGAGCTACGAGGAGATCGCCGAGGCCGTGACCGAGGCGGTCGGCAAGGCGCAGGCCGAGGCTGCCGAGCGAGACAAACAGCTGTACGCGGGGGTGCGCGAGGCGGCGCCCCGGTTCGGGAAACTGTCGGAACTCATCGAGAGCCTGCCCGACTACGAGCGGTACCAGCCGCGGCCGCGACCCGCGGCCACCCCGGACGATTCTTCGGACTCGATCGAAGCATCCACCGCCACAACGTCGTCCGAGACGAACTCGGACTATGTTGAGCAGCCTCGGCGGAACCGCGGCGGTGCTACCGATCTGACCTGGTGA
- a CDS encoding ESX secretion-associated protein EspG encodes MSSGLIFDPGARARPPAVADPAAARRAGPPRGVDVIAEWHFTDLEFVVAWEAAHDTLVPRPFVYTSRIVLREDNIRVRREVGERLRERLGADFGSAVEALSHPDIRAVVRGWRGAQGDPRARVRILAARRGDRGYLVDQEPGETVWHSRSFTVWAFHALQLGPAVAGALPAEKPGLLGTVALDGDDAAGHDHRFRRSRSHEDVDDAERDDLETFRTANRVGAGVIEVAQGRSRFGPRGMARREIEWTDLESDGRYVIAGAPRRATPVGDDGMRAVLDGEIAEIVAAIKDER; translated from the coding sequence ATGAGTAGCGGGCTGATCTTCGACCCCGGGGCTCGAGCTCGGCCGCCGGCGGTCGCGGATCCCGCCGCCGCCCGTCGCGCCGGACCACCGCGAGGCGTCGATGTGATCGCCGAATGGCATTTCACCGACCTGGAATTCGTCGTCGCCTGGGAAGCCGCGCACGACACCCTCGTACCGCGGCCGTTCGTCTACACCAGTCGAATCGTGCTGCGCGAGGACAACATTCGCGTCAGACGGGAGGTCGGGGAGCGGTTGCGCGAGCGACTGGGCGCCGATTTCGGTTCCGCGGTGGAAGCGTTGTCGCACCCCGACATCCGGGCCGTCGTGCGCGGATGGCGCGGCGCGCAGGGGGATCCGCGGGCGCGCGTCCGGATCCTCGCCGCCCGGCGCGGCGACCGCGGTTATCTGGTGGATCAGGAGCCGGGTGAGACGGTGTGGCACAGCCGGTCCTTCACCGTGTGGGCCTTCCATGCGCTGCAACTGGGCCCCGCGGTCGCGGGCGCACTGCCTGCGGAGAAACCCGGGCTGCTGGGCACCGTGGCGCTGGACGGCGACGACGCGGCCGGGCACGACCACCGGTTCCGGCGCTCGCGGTCACACGAGGACGTCGACGACGCCGAACGCGACGACCTGGAGACCTTTCGTACCGCGAACCGCGTCGGCGCGGGCGTCATCGAGGTCGCGCAAGGCCGCTCTCGCTTCGGGCCGAGGGGAATGGCCCGCCGGGAGATCGAATGGACCGACCTGGAGTCCGACGGACGCTATGTGATCGCCGGCGCCCCTCGCAGGGCCACGCCGGTCGGCGACGACGGCATGCGCGCGGTGCTCGACGGCGAGATCGCCGAGATCGTGGCGGCGATCAAGGACGAACGCTGA
- a CDS encoding ESX secretion-associated protein EspG, translating to MDRFEVFDDGEPIAPDRTAQAAVAVDGPSESHSGAPVPRERAPRDVAFTAVWRFTDLEFVVAWEPVAESTVPIPFVYTSRFRLRRDNEREKEQARARLRDRLGDEFRPVLETLARPDIRIVVRGRSGGASDPLARIRILAARRGDRGYVVDQEPGETKWRSAGFTVWQVDPLRLGAAVAGLLPGSPAGRLGVVELAEPADDLEHGLWLAPAKDTVHDPRREGRNRFRTAARGGAGSIDISQGASRFGPRGVTRRGLEWADLVADGRYVITGPPRRAVPVGDDGLRAAIDGAIAEVVQAIRDEWA from the coding sequence ATGGATAGATTCGAGGTTTTCGACGACGGGGAGCCGATTGCCCCGGACCGCACCGCACAGGCGGCCGTGGCGGTGGACGGGCCGTCCGAAAGTCACTCAGGCGCACCGGTTCCGCGGGAGCGTGCACCGCGCGACGTGGCGTTCACGGCCGTGTGGCGGTTCACCGACCTGGAATTCGTGGTGGCCTGGGAACCGGTCGCGGAATCCACCGTGCCGATTCCGTTCGTGTACACCAGTCGATTCCGGCTGCGGCGCGACAACGAACGCGAGAAGGAGCAGGCGCGCGCACGCCTGCGTGACCGCTTGGGCGACGAGTTCCGGCCGGTCCTGGAGACTTTGGCGCGGCCGGATATCCGGATCGTCGTCCGCGGACGCAGTGGCGGTGCGTCCGATCCGCTGGCACGGATCAGAATTCTGGCCGCCCGGCGCGGCGACCGCGGGTATGTGGTGGATCAGGAGCCGGGCGAAACCAAGTGGCGCAGTGCCGGATTCACGGTCTGGCAGGTCGATCCGCTGCGCCTGGGCGCGGCCGTGGCCGGGTTGCTGCCCGGTTCGCCGGCCGGTCGGCTGGGAGTCGTGGAACTGGCCGAACCGGCCGACGACCTGGAACACGGCCTGTGGCTCGCTCCGGCGAAGGACACCGTGCACGACCCGCGTCGTGAGGGGCGCAACCGCTTCCGGACCGCCGCTCGGGGCGGTGCGGGATCGATCGACATATCGCAGGGCGCCTCGCGTTTCGGGCCGCGCGGGGTGACGCGCCGCGGCCTGGAGTGGGCCGATCTCGTCGCCGACGGCAGATATGTGATCACCGGCCCGCCGCGGCGAGCGGTGCCGGTCGGCGACGACGGCCTGCGTGCGGCGATCGACGGTGCGATCGCGGAGGTGGTGCAGGCGATCCGGGACGAGTGGGCGTGA